One genomic segment of Vagococcus intermedius includes these proteins:
- the mreD gene encoding rod shape-determining protein MreD has protein sequence MMDNIEKKSLIKMTLPIILVVVMLLDGQISNNLRLLTDNTIYFNSHLLLLGLILASLHFSKRYMMILSVCVGILFDVYYYSLVGINMVSLPLTVLLIYMVFKYIEPSIVSISISLVVFITIMDTSAYMLPVVFKLINGNIFEFIAKNLGPTLLFNVVMFLLLVYPLKKIITVTN, from the coding sequence ATGATGGATAATATTGAAAAAAAGAGTCTTATAAAAATGACTTTACCGATTATTTTGGTTGTTGTAATGTTACTAGATGGACAGATTAGCAATAATTTGCGTTTATTAACTGATAATACCATTTATTTTAATAGTCATCTTTTATTATTAGGGTTGATTTTAGCTAGTTTACATTTTTCTAAACGGTATATGATGATTCTATCTGTTTGTGTAGGGATTCTATTTGATGTGTATTATTATAGTTTAGTCGGGATAAATATGGTATCGTTACCGTTGACAGTGTTGCTGATTTATATGGTGTTTAAATATATAGAGCCGTCGATTGTTTCAATCAGTATTAGTTTAGTTGTATTTATTACAATCATGGATACTAGTGCGTATATGCTGCCTGTCGTATTTAAATTAATTAATGGTAACATTTTTGAGTTTATTGCTAAAAACTTAGGACCAACACTATTGTTTAATGTTGTTATGTTCTTATTGTTAGTATATCCATTGAAAAAAATAATCACGGTGACTAACTAA
- a CDS encoding C40 family peptidase — protein sequence MKKRIMSALMISSIVLGTVVAPAVGLADEFDEKIEKSNEKINELNAKEALANETLAAVRAHIESIKGQAEDLHKEQGSLRKEIKKLKKDIKNLEKKIAKRDASIKKQARSVQVEGKATSYVDAVLTSDSVSSAVTRVAAATKLVSANDELMKQQKNDKKSIEKKKDSAEEKMEQLNANAVELEATKGQLLDQEYYQVALINEIAAERATEEAQRDEFLQLKAEAEAQRLENANMQPVEDVPTLIENVVPVVEETPVVEETPVVEETPVVEETPVVEETPVVEETPVVEETPVVEETPVVEETPVVEETPVVEETPVVEETPVVEETPVVEETPVVEETPVVEETPVVEETPVVEETPVVEETPVVEETPVVEETPVVEEAPVVEEALVVEEAPVVEETPVVEETPVVEEAPVVEEAPVVEETPVVEEAPVVEEAPVVEETPVVEETPVVEETPVVEEEALMLDVPKVDTVPMTDLEPAKPEVQPEPEVQPEPEVQPEPEVQPEPAPTPEPEPTPEPEPTPEPAPTPEPAPTPEPAPTPEPAPTPEPEPTPEPAPAPSANGAAIIAEAQKHLGKPYVWGAKGPDSFDCSGLTRYVYLQVTGRDIGGFTVPQESAGTQISVSQAQPGDLLFWGGHGGTYHVAISTGGGGYIHAPAPGQGVTYGSVEYFTPDFAVRVL from the coding sequence GTGAAGAAACGCATCATGTCTGCATTAATGATTAGCTCGATTGTTTTAGGAACAGTTGTAGCACCAGCGGTAGGTCTTGCCGATGAGTTTGATGAAAAAATTGAAAAGTCAAACGAGAAGATTAATGAATTAAACGCCAAAGAGGCTTTAGCAAATGAAACTTTAGCAGCTGTAAGAGCTCATATTGAATCAATTAAAGGTCAAGCAGAGGACTTACATAAAGAACAAGGTTCATTACGTAAAGAAATCAAAAAACTGAAAAAAGATATTAAAAATCTTGAGAAAAAGATTGCTAAGAGAGATGCTTCAATTAAAAAACAAGCTCGCTCAGTACAGGTAGAAGGCAAAGCTACTAGCTATGTTGATGCCGTTTTAACATCAGATTCAGTATCATCAGCTGTTACTCGTGTAGCAGCCGCTACTAAATTAGTAAGCGCTAATGATGAGTTAATGAAACAACAAAAAAATGATAAAAAATCTATTGAGAAGAAAAAAGACTCAGCAGAAGAGAAAATGGAGCAACTAAATGCTAATGCTGTTGAATTAGAAGCTACTAAAGGTCAGTTACTAGATCAAGAGTATTACCAAGTTGCTTTAATTAATGAAATCGCTGCTGAACGTGCTACTGAAGAAGCACAACGTGATGAGTTCTTACAGTTAAAAGCTGAAGCGGAAGCACAACGTTTAGAAAATGCTAATATGCAACCGGTTGAAGATGTCCCAACATTAATTGAAAATGTTGTCCCAGTAGTTGAAGAAACTCCAGTAGTTGAAGAAACTCCAGTAGTTGAAGAAACTCCAGTAGTTGAAGAAACTCCAGTAGTTGAAGAAACTCCAGTAGTTGAAGAAACTCCAGTAGTTGAAGAAACTCCAGTAGTTGAAGAAACTCCAGTAGTTGAAGAAACTCCAGTAGTTGAAGAAACTCCAGTAGTTGAAGAAACTCCAGTAGTTGAAGAAACTCCAGTAGTTGAAGAAACTCCAGTAGTTGAAGAAACTCCAGTAGTTGAAGAAACTCCAGTAGTTGAAGAAACTCCAGTAGTTGAAGAAACTCCAGTAGTTGAAGAAACTCCAGTAGTTGAAGAAACTCCAGTAGTTGAAGAAACTCCAGTAGTTGAAGAAACTCCAGTAGTTGAAGAAGCTCCAGTAGTTGAAGAAGCTCTAGTAGTTGAAGAAGCTCCAGTAGTTGAAGAAACTCCAGTAGTTGAAGAAACTCCAGTAGTTGAAGAAGCTCCAGTAGTTGAAGAAGCTCCAGTAGTTGAAGAAACTCCAGTAGTTGAAGAAGCTCCAGTAGTTGAAGAAGCTCCAGTAGTTGAAGAAACTCCAGTAGTTGAAGAAACTCCAGTAGTTGAAGAAACTCCAGTAGTTGAAGAGGAAGCATTGATGCTTGATGTTCCAAAAGTTGATACAGTTCCAATGACTGATTTAGAACCAGCTAAACCAGAAGTTCAACCAGAACCAGAAGTTCAACCAGAACCAGAAGTTCAACCAGAACCAGAAGTTCAACCGGAACCAGCTCCAACACCGGAACCAGAGCCAACACCGGAACCAGAGCCAACACCGGAACCAGCTCCAACACCGGAACCAGCTCCAACACCGGAACCAGCTCCAACACCGGAACCAGCTCCAACACCGGAACCAGAGCCAACACCAGAACCAGCTCCAGCACCGTCAGCTAATGGTGCTGCAATTATTGCAGAAGCTCAAAAACATTTAGGGAAACCTTATGTTTGGGGAGCAAAAGGACCAGATTCTTTTGACTGTTCAGGCTTAACTCGTTATGTTTATTTACAAGTAACAGGTAGAGATATTGGTGGGTTTACAGTTCCTCAAGAAAGTGCTGGAACTCAAATTTCAGTATCACAAGCACAGCCAGGAGATTTATTATTCTGGGGTGGTCATGGTGGTACATACCATGTAGCAATTTCAACTGGTGGAGGCGGATATATCCATGCCCCAGCACCAGGACAAGGTGTAACGTACGGATCAGTAGAATACTTCACACCAGATTTTGCAGTACGTGTACTTTAA
- a CDS encoding prepilin peptidase yields the protein MIIFFIMFIFGCCMGSFISLSLERYYTTDSILTPRSYCLSCHKILPFWQLIPLLSYLLLKGRCFYCKKKFNSSNFYIELLTGTLFVLLSYMILSKPSNLPIISLLFFSFWLTFFDLYFFIVEPTLLLISTILSLIFQLYFNGFHSIHLTDFFLLFIFFYLYYQYYPNNIGLGDIKLLLSWALILSNYLLLMTILLAAALAIMTFYLLPNFKPCHGLPFVPFLFVSLLINYSLL from the coding sequence ATGATCATTTTTTTTATCATGTTTATATTTGGTTGCTGCATGGGTTCCTTTATCTCTCTATCATTAGAGCGATATTACACTACTGATTCAATTTTAACTCCACGCTCCTACTGTTTATCATGTCACAAGATACTTCCTTTTTGGCAATTAATTCCATTGTTATCTTATCTATTACTTAAAGGTCGCTGTTTTTATTGTAAAAAAAAGTTTAATAGTTCTAATTTTTACATAGAACTACTCACTGGCACTCTATTTGTTCTACTTTCCTATATGATACTATCAAAACCTTCCAATCTCCCAATCATTTCATTACTTTTTTTTAGCTTTTGGTTAACTTTTTTTGATCTTTATTTCTTTATCGTTGAACCTACACTTCTTCTTATCAGTACTATTCTTTCATTAATATTTCAACTCTACTTTAATGGTTTTCATTCGATTCACTTAACAGATTTTTTTCTTCTTTTCATTTTCTTCTATTTATATTATCAATACTATCCTAATAACATTGGTCTAGGTGATATTAAACTATTATTAAGTTGGGCCCTTATATTATCAAATTATCTCTTGTTGATGACTATTTTATTAGCAGCCGCCTTAGCTATTATGACATTCTATTTATTACCTAATTTTAAACCTTGCCACGGCTTACCCTTTGTCCCTTTCTTATTTGTCTCACTACTTATAAATTATTCTCTCTTATAA
- the uvrC gene encoding excinuclease ABC subunit UvrC, with the protein MVVNEQIKYKLALLPDQPGCYLMKDKDGVIIYVGKAKILKNRVRSYFTGSHDTKTEKLVSEIVDFEYIVTESNIEALLLEINLIQKNNPKYNIMLKDDKSYPFLKITNEAYPQLQIVRKIKKDKALYFGPYPDVKAANATKKLLDKLYPLRKCSLTAKKPCLYYHLDQCLCPGVFDVDPKIYQEMVSEIKLFLNGGYDKIRQELNKKMSSAAEDMEYEKAAEYRDQISSIETIMMPQKMTTTDFVNRDIFGYAVDKGWMCVQVFFVRQGKIIEREISRFPFYGEPEEDFLTYIGQFYLKEQHILPKEVLIPDNVDLESVEAMLLTRVLQPKRGDKKKLVLLANKNAEVSLKEKFDIISRQQERTTGAIEKLSKALGGIPLDRIEAFDNSNTMGTNPVSAMVVFENGKPCKSDYRKYKIKTVMGPDDYGSMREVIYRRYARLLKEESDLPDLIIIDGGKGQVEVARDVLENQLGLSIPIAGLVKNDQHKTSELLFGNPLEVVTLKRNSSEFFLLQRIQEEVHRFAITFHRSLRSKNSFSSQLDGVDGLGPKRKKLLLKHYKSLKNIKAASQEELEGLGIPRNVAVNLRKHFDLGENIEG; encoded by the coding sequence ATGGTTGTTAATGAACAAATTAAATATAAATTAGCCTTACTACCGGATCAACCTGGCTGTTATTTAATGAAAGACAAAGATGGCGTTATTATTTATGTAGGAAAAGCTAAAATTTTAAAGAATAGAGTTCGTTCTTATTTCACAGGAAGCCATGATACTAAAACAGAGAAATTAGTAAGTGAAATCGTGGATTTTGAATACATTGTAACAGAGTCGAATATTGAAGCATTATTATTAGAAATAAATTTGATTCAAAAAAATAACCCTAAATATAATATTATGTTAAAAGATGATAAGAGCTACCCATTTTTGAAAATAACTAATGAGGCTTATCCTCAATTGCAAATTGTACGGAAAATAAAAAAAGATAAAGCTCTATATTTTGGCCCATATCCAGATGTAAAAGCAGCAAATGCTACAAAAAAATTATTAGATAAACTTTATCCATTGCGAAAATGTAGCTTGACAGCAAAAAAACCGTGTTTATATTATCATTTAGACCAATGTTTATGTCCCGGGGTATTTGATGTAGATCCCAAGATTTATCAGGAGATGGTTTCAGAAATTAAATTATTTTTAAATGGTGGCTATGATAAAATTAGACAAGAATTGAATAAAAAAATGTCCAGCGCTGCTGAAGATATGGAGTATGAAAAAGCTGCAGAATATCGTGATCAGATAAGTTCTATTGAAACAATTATGATGCCGCAAAAAATGACTACTACAGATTTTGTAAACAGAGATATTTTTGGTTATGCAGTCGATAAAGGATGGATGTGTGTTCAAGTTTTTTTTGTCAGGCAAGGAAAGATAATTGAGAGAGAGATTTCTCGTTTTCCTTTTTATGGCGAGCCAGAAGAAGATTTTTTAACCTATATCGGTCAATTTTATTTAAAAGAGCAACATATATTACCAAAAGAGGTATTGATACCAGACAATGTTGATTTAGAGAGCGTAGAAGCTATGTTATTAACTAGAGTATTGCAACCTAAACGCGGTGATAAGAAAAAACTAGTATTACTTGCCAATAAAAATGCTGAGGTATCATTAAAAGAGAAATTTGATATTATTAGCCGTCAACAAGAACGTACTACTGGAGCGATTGAAAAATTGAGTAAAGCTTTGGGGGGGATACCCTTAGATAGAATTGAAGCGTTTGATAATTCTAATACAATGGGAACTAATCCAGTCTCTGCAATGGTTGTATTTGAAAATGGTAAACCTTGTAAAAGCGATTATAGAAAATATAAAATTAAGACAGTAATGGGACCAGATGATTATGGTTCAATGAGAGAAGTAATTTATCGCAGATATGCACGTCTGCTTAAAGAAGAGTCTGACTTACCAGATTTAATTATCATTGATGGTGGTAAAGGGCAGGTTGAAGTAGCACGTGATGTTTTAGAAAATCAATTGGGACTTAGTATTCCCATAGCAGGTTTAGTAAAAAATGATCAACATAAAACGAGTGAGTTGTTATTTGGAAATCCTTTAGAAGTAGTAACGCTGAAGAGAAATTCATCAGAATTTTTTCTATTACAACGTATCCAAGAGGAAGTACATCGTTTTGCGATTACATTTCACCGGAGTCTTCGTAGTAAAAATAGTTTTTCATCTCAGTTAGATGGCGTAGATGGACTTGGTCCAAAGAGGAAAAAGTTATTATTAAAACATTATAAATCATTAAAAAATATTAAGGCAGCTTCTCAAGAAGAGTTAGAAGGACTTGGAATACCTAGAAATGTCGCAGTTAATTTAAGAAAACACTTTGATCTAGGTGAAAATATAGAAGGTTAG
- a CDS encoding ABC transporter ATP-binding protein has product MLEVKQVVKKFGDMTAVNNVSFTIPEGQILGLIGQNGAGKTTTFRLILDFLTPDKGEILWKGQPLTEKDYNIIGYLPEERGLYPKISIEEQLIYFAKLRGKSKKEIIPKIDFWMEKFKVKGKKTDKVKSLSKGNQQKVQLIATLIHEPKLIILDEPFSGLDPVNAELLKDGIIELKDKGSCVIFSSHNMDNVEKICDHLIMLRNGEIVLDGKVHDIRQQFGRTNLLIESQLELSEIAAISGVNYAKLRPDGMIEAELATPEVGKEIFEKAAAFGYMPVFNQLPPTLEEIFKLKVGEHVE; this is encoded by the coding sequence ATGTTAGAAGTAAAGCAAGTAGTCAAAAAATTTGGGGACATGACAGCTGTTAACAATGTCTCGTTTACGATTCCAGAAGGACAGATTTTAGGATTAATTGGGCAAAATGGTGCAGGAAAGACGACTACTTTTCGTTTGATTTTGGATTTTTTGACACCTGATAAAGGGGAGATTTTATGGAAGGGTCAGCCACTTACAGAAAAAGATTACAATATTATTGGTTATTTACCTGAAGAGCGTGGCTTGTATCCTAAAATTAGTATTGAAGAACAGTTGATTTATTTTGCGAAACTACGTGGCAAAAGTAAAAAAGAAATTATTCCCAAGATCGATTTTTGGATGGAGAAATTTAAAGTGAAAGGGAAGAAGACTGATAAAGTAAAGTCACTTTCTAAGGGGAATCAGCAAAAAGTACAATTGATTGCTACGCTAATACATGAACCTAAATTGATTATTTTAGATGAACCTTTTAGTGGGTTAGATCCAGTTAATGCAGAGTTATTGAAGGATGGTATTATTGAATTAAAAGATAAGGGATCATGTGTTATTTTTTCTAGTCATAACATGGATAACGTAGAAAAAATTTGTGATCATTTGATTATGTTACGAAATGGTGAAATAGTATTAGATGGTAAGGTTCACGATATTCGACAGCAGTTTGGTCGAACAAACTTATTGATTGAATCTCAGTTAGAACTTTCTGAAATAGCCGCTATTTCAGGTGTTAATTATGCCAAGTTAAGACCTGATGGAATGATAGAGGCAGAGTTAGCGACACCAGAAGTCGGGAAAGAAATTTTTGAAAAAGCCGCTGCTTTTGGTTACATGCCAGTTTTCAACCAATTACCGCCAACTTTAGAAGAAATTTTTAAATTGAAAGTAGGTGAACACGTTGAATAA
- a CDS encoding ABC transporter permease codes for MNKFWVVALETYKRNVKSVSFVIMILAPFLMIGFSLLIGLVSAKFNDTSDIAVISNNTEIRQTYLKETHFKVKEEVQSIKAAQVAMKDKEIDGYLVIEFDDKTDKIAGDYIGSTSLGTSDELEITQALTTMQLAKISKSINLASSDLKRLNEPAKLQTKTVEFKKGKMEEKGLNRIALSAGSVFIGLAMYMIILMYAQVTATEVASEKGTRMMEIILSSTSAAKHFYGKIMGIFLVILTQVLVYFVLGVGGFMLAKDMSVIQDFLKTVSLKELLGGLLGYNLIYLLLGVVIYTILSALCGSLVSKAEDAGKSVSPVTYLTIFGFMISTMFGMSNPQHLIMKVTSYIPFFSSFTMPARIASGTVESRGIIISLLILIVSTLVLLKFSANMYRSTALMYSDENMWKVLKRSFTSMKRENIQRKKR; via the coding sequence TTGAATAAATTTTGGGTAGTAGCACTTGAAACATACAAACGCAATGTTAAAAGTGTCTCTTTTGTGATTATGATTTTAGCTCCTTTTTTAATGATAGGATTTTCTTTATTGATTGGTTTAGTTAGCGCCAAGTTTAATGATACTTCTGATATTGCCGTTATCTCAAATAATACGGAAATACGCCAAACTTATTTAAAAGAAACTCATTTTAAAGTGAAAGAAGAGGTCCAGTCGATTAAAGCAGCGCAAGTTGCTATGAAAGATAAAGAAATTGATGGTTATTTAGTGATTGAATTTGATGATAAAACTGATAAAATAGCAGGGGATTATATTGGTTCTACGTCACTAGGAACAAGTGATGAATTAGAAATAACACAAGCTCTCACTACGATGCAACTTGCTAAAATCAGTAAGAGTATCAATTTAGCATCGAGTGATTTAAAAAGATTGAATGAACCTGCCAAGTTACAAACGAAAACAGTCGAATTTAAAAAAGGTAAGATGGAAGAAAAGGGTTTAAATCGAATAGCTTTGTCAGCGGGCTCTGTTTTTATTGGATTGGCAATGTATATGATTATTCTGATGTATGCCCAAGTAACGGCTACAGAAGTAGCTTCTGAAAAAGGCACACGGATGATGGAAATTATCCTATCTAGCACATCGGCAGCTAAGCATTTTTATGGAAAAATCATGGGTATTTTCTTAGTCATCTTAACTCAAGTATTAGTGTATTTTGTTTTAGGTGTGGGGGGCTTTATGCTGGCAAAAGATATGTCTGTCATTCAAGATTTTTTAAAAACTGTCTCATTGAAAGAATTATTAGGAGGACTATTAGGGTATAATTTGATTTACCTTCTTTTAGGGGTGGTTATTTATACGATTTTATCTGCTTTATGTGGGTCGTTAGTTTCAAAAGCAGAAGATGCGGGAAAATCAGTTTCGCCTGTGACCTATTTAACTATTTTCGGTTTTATGATTAGTACAATGTTTGGTATGAGTAATCCCCAACATTTAATTATGAAAGTGACGTCTTATATTCCGTTCTTTTCATCTTTTACAATGCCAGCTAGAATTGCTAGCGGTACAGTGGAAAGTCGTGGCATTATCATATCGTTATTAATTTTAATAGTATCTACATTAGTATTGTTGAAATTTTCAGCCAATATGTATCGTTCAACGGCTTTGATGTATAGTGATGAGAACATGTGGAAAGTTTTAAAACGGTCATTTACGTCAATGAAACGAGAAAACATTCAAAGAAAAAAACGATAA
- the add gene encoding adenosine deaminase, whose amino-acid sequence MQKALVKALPKIELHCHLDGSVRPHILEKIAQEELIPLPYKGQLLAEKLIAPEDCPSLSIYLEKFDLVLPFLQTEFALELIAYDLIAQVAEENVTYIEVRFAPLLFNQKGLNLTQIITAVLKGLARGKKEFGVQSNALLCGMRHHTIADNKQVVQAVSDFSQNGVVGFDLAGDEANYPTENFSDVLNFAKEAKLPLTLHAGECGCPHNVMTSIKLGATRIGHGIAIQKDETVIKTCLENQTVIEMCPTSNFQTKAVTHLADYPFKKFLDAGLKICINTDNRTVSNTTLTEEYLKLEAWYGIDYACLEKLNHHAIDGAFIDSKQKEILHSIITHGYSTSIKKTIS is encoded by the coding sequence ATGCAAAAAGCACTTGTCAAAGCCTTACCTAAAATCGAATTACATTGCCATCTTGATGGATCAGTTAGGCCTCATATATTAGAAAAGATTGCACAAGAAGAATTAATACCTTTGCCTTATAAAGGACAGCTTTTAGCTGAAAAGTTAATAGCTCCTGAAGATTGCCCTAGCTTGTCTATTTATTTAGAAAAGTTTGACTTAGTTTTACCATTTTTACAGACTGAATTTGCCTTAGAATTAATTGCTTATGACTTAATAGCTCAAGTGGCAGAAGAAAACGTGACCTATATTGAGGTTCGCTTTGCACCACTTTTATTTAATCAAAAAGGATTGAATTTAACTCAAATAATAACTGCCGTTTTAAAAGGTCTCGCTCGTGGCAAAAAAGAGTTTGGCGTTCAAAGCAATGCTTTATTGTGTGGTATGCGACACCATACCATAGCTGATAATAAACAAGTGGTCCAAGCCGTATCTGATTTCTCTCAAAACGGGGTCGTTGGTTTTGATTTAGCTGGTGATGAGGCTAATTATCCAACAGAAAATTTTTCAGACGTCCTCAACTTTGCCAAAGAAGCCAAGCTACCACTAACCTTGCACGCTGGTGAATGTGGCTGTCCACACAACGTCATGACCTCAATCAAATTAGGTGCAACACGGATTGGACATGGTATCGCTATTCAAAAAGATGAGACTGTTATCAAAACCTGTCTGGAAAACCAAACTGTTATTGAGATGTGTCCAACAAGTAATTTTCAGACGAAAGCCGTCACTCACTTAGCCGACTATCCTTTTAAAAAATTTCTAGATGCTGGTTTAAAAATTTGCATCAACACTGATAATCGAACTGTCTCAAATACTACGCTAACAGAAGAATATTTAAAATTAGAGGCGTGGTACGGTATTGATTATGCCTGTTTAGAAAAATTAAATCACCATGCTATTGACGGCGCCTTTATCGATTCCAAACAAAAAGAAATCTTACATAGTATCATCACTCATGGATATAGTACCTCTATAAAAAAAACGATAAGCTAA
- the metG gene encoding methionine--tRNA ligase has translation MTKTEKKTFYITTPIYYPSGRLHIGSSYTTIACDAIARYKRLTDHDVFYLTGLDEHGQKIENKAEEMGISPQQYVDEMAVDVQKLWKDLDITNDKFIRTTDKDHVERVQQIFERLLAQGDIYLGEYEGWYSVSDEEYFTESQLEEVYRNSDGKVIGGKAPSGHEVELVKEESYFFRMSKYADRLLEYYEQHPDFIQPASRKNEMINNFIKPGLEDLAVTRTTFSWGVPVPSNPKHVVYVWIDALSNYITALGYGSEDDSNFKKFWPANVHMVGKEIVRFHTIYWPIMLMALDLPLPEKVYAHGWIVMKDGKMSKSKGNVVYPEMLVERYGLDALRYYLLRAIPFGNDSVFTPEDFVARVNYDLANDLGNLLNRTIAMINKYCEGQVPKYASLVTDFDSELSTTAANIIGKYHKAMDNMEFSVALQEVWALISRANKYIDETEPWVLAKDPERKAELDSVMVHLAESLRIVAILLQPVLTEAPKEIFKQLGLHDAEMSITDIRFGEFPEDVKVISKGQPIFPRLDTEQEVAYIKEKMNETVAAETAEDFTWDPKETELVSVKDKAIKYDDFDKVELKVAEVIDCKKVEGADKLLQFRLDAGDKNHRQILSGIAEFYPAPADLIGKKVLVVANLAPRKLRGEISQGMILSAEFDGKLQLIEAPKGVPNGSVIA, from the coding sequence ATGACAAAGACAGAAAAAAAGACATTTTATATTACGACACCGATTTATTATCCAAGTGGGAGATTACACATTGGCAGTTCATATACAACGATTGCTTGTGATGCTATTGCAAGATATAAACGTTTAACGGACCATGATGTTTTTTATTTGACAGGTTTAGATGAACATGGACAAAAGATTGAAAATAAAGCAGAAGAAATGGGGATTTCACCACAACAATATGTTGATGAGATGGCAGTTGATGTGCAAAAATTATGGAAAGATTTAGATATTACAAATGATAAATTTATTCGGACAACTGATAAAGATCATGTTGAACGTGTCCAACAAATTTTTGAACGTTTATTAGCACAAGGCGATATTTATTTAGGTGAATATGAAGGTTGGTATTCAGTATCAGATGAAGAATACTTTACTGAAAGTCAATTAGAAGAAGTTTATCGTAATTCTGATGGTAAGGTGATTGGTGGAAAAGCACCAAGCGGTCATGAGGTAGAGCTAGTAAAAGAAGAATCTTATTTCTTTAGAATGAGTAAGTATGCAGATCGATTACTAGAATACTATGAGCAGCACCCCGATTTTATCCAACCGGCTTCTCGTAAAAATGAAATGATTAATAATTTTATTAAGCCAGGTTTGGAAGATTTGGCAGTGACACGTACAACTTTTTCATGGGGAGTACCTGTGCCAAGTAATCCAAAACATGTAGTATATGTTTGGATTGATGCCCTATCTAATTATATTACGGCGTTAGGTTATGGCAGTGAAGATGATAGTAATTTCAAAAAATTCTGGCCAGCCAATGTTCACATGGTAGGGAAAGAAATTGTGCGTTTCCATACTATTTATTGGCCAATAATGTTAATGGCATTAGATTTACCATTGCCAGAAAAAGTATATGCTCATGGTTGGATTGTTATGAAAGATGGTAAAATGTCTAAATCTAAAGGGAATGTTGTCTATCCAGAAATGTTAGTAGAACGTTATGGTTTAGATGCCTTACGTTATTACTTATTGCGAGCGATTCCTTTTGGAAATGATAGTGTGTTTACACCAGAAGATTTCGTGGCACGTGTCAACTATGATTTAGCTAATGATCTAGGTAACTTACTGAATCGGACGATTGCCATGATCAATAAATATTGTGAAGGACAAGTACCTAAATATGCTTCTCTAGTCACTGATTTTGATAGTGAATTATCAACGACAGCGGCGAATATCATTGGGAAGTACCATAAAGCTATGGATAATATGGAATTTAGTGTTGCGTTACAGGAAGTATGGGCCTTGATCTCACGCGCTAATAAATATATTGACGAAACTGAACCTTGGGTTTTAGCAAAAGATCCTGAGCGTAAAGCAGAATTAGACAGTGTAATGGTACATTTGGCTGAATCATTGCGTATAGTTGCGATTTTATTACAACCAGTTTTAACAGAAGCGCCAAAAGAAATTTTTAAACAATTAGGATTACACGATGCCGAAATGTCTATTACGGACATTCGTTTTGGTGAGTTTCCTGAAGATGTAAAAGTTATCAGTAAAGGTCAGCCAATCTTCCCACGTCTTGATACCGAGCAAGAAGTGGCTTATATCAAAGAAAAAATGAATGAAACAGTCGCAGCAGAGACAGCAGAAGATTTTACTTGGGATCCTAAAGAAACTGAATTGGTTAGTGTGAAAGATAAAGCAATCAAATATGACGATTTTGATAAAGTTGAGTTAAAAGTAGCAGAGGTAATTGATTGTAAAAAGGTTGAAGGTGCAGATAAGTTACTTCAATTTAGGTTAGATGCGGGCGATAAAAATCATCGTCAAATTTTATCAGGTATTGCCGAATTTTATCCAGCACCAGCAGATTTAATTGGTAAAAAAGTTTTAGTTGTAGCTAACTTAGCACCAAGAAAATTACGTGGTGAAATTAGCCAAGGAATGATTTTATCAGCTGAGTTTGATGGTAAATTACAGTTGATTGAAGCACCAAAAGGTGTTCCTAATGGTTCTGTTATAGCATAA